In Rhodospirillales bacterium, a genomic segment contains:
- the ftsH gene encoding ATP-dependent zinc metalloprotease FtsH — protein sequence MNFSKNLALWVIIALAVLFLFNMFQGTAPRGTQQPMAYSEFIERVEGGEVQEVTIKGREIIGRYRDGQPLATYAPEDPNLISKLENHGVQITAQPSEEGTPTIWSVLISWFPMLLLIGVWIFFMRQMQAGGGKAMGFGKSRARLLTERTGRVTFDDVAGIDEAKQELEEVVEFLKDPQKFQRLGGKIPKGCLLVGPPGTGKTLLARAIAGEANVPFFTISGSDFVEMFVGVGASRVRDMFEQGKKNAPCIIFIDEIDAVGRHRGAGLGGGNDEREQTLNQLLVEMDGFESNEGVILIAATNRPDVLDPALLRPGRFDRQVVVPNPDILGREQILKVHMRKVPLAPDVDARVIARGTPGFSGADLANLVNEAALQAARVGRRVVTMADFEAAKDKVLMGAERRSMVMTDEEKRLTAYHEAGHALVGLHVPKHDPLHKVTIIPRGRALGVTMSLPERDRYSHSKVELESRLAVMFGGRAAEEIVFGADNVTTGAGNDIKQATDMARRMVTEFGFSEKLGPLRYTDNQEEVFLGHSVTQQKLVSDATARLIDEEVRRLIDTAEGTAHDILNSHREDLDKVAEALLEYETLSGEDVRALLRGEPIFRPAHVDEPPRKDSGRRSSVPSSGSVKGKARPAGGLEAEPQPGQ from the coding sequence GTGAATTTCAGCAAGAACCTTGCCTTGTGGGTCATCATCGCGCTGGCCGTGTTGTTCCTGTTTAATATGTTTCAGGGCACTGCACCGCGCGGCACCCAGCAGCCGATGGCATACTCAGAGTTCATCGAGCGCGTGGAAGGCGGCGAGGTTCAGGAGGTCACCATCAAGGGCCGGGAGATCATCGGCCGCTATCGTGACGGCCAGCCCCTGGCGACCTATGCGCCGGAAGACCCCAACCTGATTTCCAAGCTCGAGAACCACGGCGTGCAGATCACCGCGCAGCCGTCGGAAGAAGGGACGCCGACGATCTGGAGCGTTCTCATTTCCTGGTTCCCGATGCTGCTGCTGATCGGCGTGTGGATCTTTTTCATGCGTCAGATGCAGGCCGGCGGCGGAAAGGCGATGGGCTTCGGCAAATCGCGGGCGCGGCTGCTGACCGAGCGGACCGGGCGGGTCACGTTCGACGACGTCGCCGGCATCGATGAGGCCAAGCAGGAGCTGGAGGAAGTCGTCGAGTTCCTGAAGGACCCCCAGAAATTCCAGCGACTCGGCGGCAAGATCCCCAAAGGCTGTCTGCTCGTTGGCCCGCCGGGCACCGGCAAGACGTTGCTTGCGCGCGCCATCGCCGGCGAGGCCAACGTGCCGTTCTTCACCATCTCCGGCTCGGACTTCGTGGAAATGTTCGTGGGCGTCGGTGCGTCGCGTGTCCGCGACATGTTCGAACAAGGCAAAAAGAACGCGCCCTGCATCATCTTCATTGACGAAATCGATGCGGTCGGCCGCCATCGCGGCGCCGGCCTCGGCGGCGGCAACGACGAGCGGGAGCAGACCCTCAACCAATTGTTGGTCGAGATGGACGGCTTCGAATCCAACGAAGGGGTGATTCTGATCGCCGCCACGAACCGTCCGGACGTGCTCGATCCCGCGTTGTTGCGGCCGGGCCGTTTCGACCGCCAGGTTGTGGTGCCTAATCCGGACATTTTGGGCCGCGAGCAGATCCTGAAGGTGCACATGCGGAAGGTGCCGCTGGCGCCGGACGTCGACGCCCGCGTCATCGCCCGCGGCACGCCTGGGTTCTCCGGTGCGGACCTCGCCAATCTGGTCAACGAGGCGGCGCTGCAGGCAGCGCGGGTCGGCCGGCGGGTTGTCACCATGGCGGACTTCGAGGCTGCCAAGGACAAGGTGCTGATGGGTGCCGAACGCCGCTCCATGGTGATGACCGACGAGGAAAAGCGCCTCACCGCCTACCACGAAGCCGGTCACGCGCTGGTTGGGCTCCATGTGCCGAAGCACGACCCGCTGCACAAGGTCACCATCATACCGCGCGGTCGCGCCCTTGGCGTGACCATGTCCCTACCGGAGCGAGACCGCTACAGCCATTCCAAGGTGGAGCTGGAGAGCCGGCTGGCGGTCATGTTTGGCGGACGCGCCGCCGAGGAGATCGTTTTCGGCGCAGACAACGTGACCACCGGGGCCGGCAACGACATCAAGCAGGCGACCGACATGGCGAGGCGCATGGTAACCGAGTTCGGATTCTCGGAAAAGCTGGGTCCGTTGCGCTATACAGACAACCAGGAAGAGGTGTTTCTCGGTCATTCGGTGACGCAGCAAAAGCTGGTATCGGACGCGACCGCGCGTCTGATCGACGAAGAGGTGCGGCGCCTGATCGACACGGCCGAGGGCACTGCGCACGATATCCTGAACTCCCATCGCGAGGACCTGGACAAGGTGGCCGAGGCGCTGCTCGAATACGAAACGCTCAGTGGCGAGGACGTGCGAGCCTTGTTGCGCGGCGAGCCGATCTTCCGGCCTGCGCACGTCGATGAACCGCCTCGGAAGGACAGCGGTCGCCGCAGCTCGGTTCCGTCGAGCGGGTCGGTCAAGGGCAAGGCACGACCGGCCGGCGGTCTTGAAGCCGAACCCCAGCCGGGTCAATAA
- the tilS gene encoding tRNA lysidine(34) synthetase TilS, whose translation MSAFAPYERRPHLAVAVSGGADSLALCFLAQSWARECGGRITALTVDHGLRPESAADCVRVRDQLARFGIDVVVLTWAGLKPVRSIQGTARRARYGLMTAWCRSAGVLHLLLGHHRRDQAETVLLRLARGSGPTGLGAMAAVVETPAVRVLRPLLTVDPGRLRAFLTDAGHRWIEDPSNVDTRFARTRVRAALPAFAAAGFTPQVLERFARRRRRDAASLAAAESALLAQVCRLHPAGFAWLERAPLAAAVAPVALRVVGWVLTLIGGRAYRPPALKLTRLLQEIVAGNAAAATLCGCCVRREGERLLVCREARNLPAPVRISGEHCGLKLAWDNRFAFCLTGSIDGLADPVWLAPLGRDGWRHILAVRPDLRNVPLPAPARAVAPSVFDRDGPFDVPHLSFRRDHVSAPDIAFAFIRLRPVSPFEDHGGSL comes from the coding sequence ATGTCGGCGTTCGCGCCTTACGAACGCCGACCCCATCTCGCTGTCGCCGTTTCCGGCGGCGCCGACAGCCTCGCCCTCTGCTTCCTGGCCCAGTCCTGGGCCCGCGAGTGTGGCGGCCGCATCACCGCACTGACCGTAGACCACGGCTTGCGGCCGGAATCGGCGGCGGATTGCGTCCGCGTCCGCGATCAGCTAGCCCGGTTCGGCATCGACGTGGTCGTCCTGACCTGGGCCGGCCTCAAACCGGTCCGATCCATCCAAGGCACGGCGCGCCGCGCCCGCTATGGCCTGATGACGGCGTGGTGCCGTAGCGCCGGGGTGCTGCACCTGTTGCTCGGCCACCACCGCCGCGATCAGGCGGAGACGGTGCTGTTGCGTCTCGCCCGCGGCAGCGGCCCGACAGGGCTGGGGGCCATGGCAGCGGTCGTGGAGACTCCCGCGGTACGCGTCCTTCGCCCCCTACTGACGGTCGATCCCGGCCGCCTGCGGGCGTTTCTGACGGATGCAGGGCATCGATGGATCGAGGATCCCTCCAACGTGGATACGCGATTTGCCAGGACACGGGTTCGTGCCGCCTTGCCGGCCTTCGCCGCCGCAGGTTTTACGCCGCAGGTTCTCGAACGTTTCGCACGACGGCGGCGGCGGGACGCGGCGTCGCTCGCCGCAGCCGAGTCGGCGCTGTTGGCGCAGGTGTGCCGGCTCCATCCGGCCGGGTTCGCCTGGCTGGAGCGGGCGCCGCTGGCGGCGGCGGTAGCACCGGTCGCCTTGCGGGTCGTGGGATGGGTCCTGACCTTGATCGGCGGGCGCGCCTACCGTCCGCCGGCACTCAAGCTGACCCGGCTGCTGCAGGAGATCGTTGCCGGAAACGCAGCGGCTGCCACCCTTTGCGGTTGCTGCGTGCGCCGCGAAGGCGAGCGGCTGCTGGTGTGCCGCGAGGCTCGTAATTTGCCGGCGCCGGTGCGCATCAGCGGCGAGCATTGCGGACTGAAGCTGGCCTGGGACAACCGCTTTGCGTTCTGCTTGACGGGCTCGATCGACGGTCTCGCCGATCCGGTATGGCTGGCGCCGCTCGGGCGCGACGGGTGGCGGCACATCCTGGCGGTACGGCCGGATCTCCGCAATGTCCCGTTGCCGGCGCCGGCGCGGGCGGTGGCGCCTTCTGTCTTCGATCGTGACGGTCCGTTCGACGTGCCGCACTTGAGCTTCCGCCGCGATCACGTTTCGGCTCCCGACATCGCTTTCGCGTTCATTCGGTTGCGCCCGGTTTCGCCCTTCGAAGATCATGGTGGTTCCTTGTGA
- the ybgF gene encoding tol-pal system protein YbgF, protein MGLRCRRGRGLLCVAVIVVTTAVAALASGAQAQGSRAGTATTPATVPSASSAGSALGRLDERLSALETELRTTTGRVEQLSFRLDQLSNRLETVLSDLEVRLRAADSESPAPGAAAPAGGAASAAAAGAGRTTEPRSQDTSAATTPPASGASPRPADEAPPAPAGALPDAPPEQQYAYAFDLLRQTNYAAAETAFKSFLERHPDDELANNASYWLGETYYVRKDYVKAAETFLDAYQQHKSGPKAPDALLKLAMSLGQLGKKAEACTTLGELNRAFPQASERVKSKAREEGSRLECR, encoded by the coding sequence GTGGGGTTGCGCTGCAGGCGCGGCCGCGGGCTCCTGTGCGTCGCCGTTATCGTTGTCACCACCGCTGTGGCCGCGCTGGCGTCCGGTGCCCAGGCGCAAGGATCGCGGGCCGGTACGGCGACGACGCCCGCTACGGTTCCGTCTGCAAGCTCTGCGGGGTCCGCCCTTGGTCGGCTGGATGAGCGTCTCAGCGCTCTCGAAACCGAACTGCGGACGACCACCGGCCGCGTCGAGCAGCTTTCATTCCGCCTTGACCAACTCAGCAACAGGCTCGAAACGGTGTTGAGCGACCTTGAGGTGCGGCTTCGTGCCGCAGACTCGGAGTCCCCGGCGCCCGGAGCGGCGGCGCCGGCCGGTGGCGCTGCATCCGCCGCAGCGGCTGGTGCCGGTCGCACGACCGAGCCACGGTCACAGGACACGTCCGCGGCCACGACGCCGCCCGCGTCAGGCGCTTCACCACGTCCCGCCGACGAGGCGCCACCAGCGCCTGCCGGCGCTCTTCCGGATGCACCGCCTGAGCAGCAGTACGCCTACGCCTTCGACCTGCTCCGTCAGACCAACTATGCGGCGGCCGAGACGGCGTTCAAGTCCTTCCTGGAGCGCCATCCTGACGACGAACTGGCCAACAACGCCAGCTACTGGCTCGGCGAGACATATTATGTGCGCAAGGACTACGTGAAGGCCGCCGAAACCTTCCTTGACGCCTATCAGCAGCACAAGAGCGGGCCGAAGGCGCCGGACGCGCTGCTAAAGCTGGCAATGTCACTCGGCCAACTCGGCAAGAAGGCCGAAGCCTGCACCACGCTTGGGGAATTGAACCGCGCCTTCCCACAGGCATCGGAACGGGTCAAGAGCAAGGCGCGCGAGGAAGGAAGCCGCCTCGAATGTCGCTGA
- the pal gene encoding peptidoglycan-associated lipoprotein Pal: MRFATVLFCAALTTLAGCSSPLEDTAGAGAGGVAASSPGDASGASGMGATGVTGAPLDDATANAVQQNLAATGDRVYFDFDSYALTPEARATIEQQAALLNRTPSVSVTIEGHADERGTREYNLALGDRRANSVKDALISYGVSPGRIDTLSYGEERPEVLGSNDAAWARNRRAATTVTGGRAGS, translated from the coding sequence ATGCGTTTCGCAACGGTCCTGTTCTGCGCCGCTCTGACAACCCTCGCTGGATGCTCATCACCCCTTGAGGACACGGCGGGCGCGGGAGCGGGGGGTGTCGCCGCTTCCAGTCCGGGGGACGCATCGGGAGCATCGGGAATGGGCGCGACCGGCGTCACCGGAGCGCCTCTGGACGACGCGACGGCCAACGCAGTACAGCAGAATCTGGCGGCCACCGGAGATCGGGTCTACTTCGACTTCGACAGCTATGCGCTAACGCCTGAAGCGCGCGCAACCATCGAGCAGCAGGCGGCATTGCTCAATCGCACGCCCTCCGTCTCCGTCACCATCGAGGGCCACGCCGACGAACGCGGTACGCGCGAGTACAATCTCGCGCTCGGCGATCGCCGGGCCAACTCGGTCAAAGACGCTCTCATTTCCTACGGGGTCAGTCCGGGACGCATCGATACCCTGTCCTACGGCGAGGAACGCCCTGAGGTGCTCGGCTCCAACGATGCCGCATGGGCGCGCAACCGGCGCGCGGCGACGACGGTCACCGGCGGCCGGGCGGGTAGCTAG